The following proteins are encoded in a genomic region of Astatotilapia calliptera chromosome 22, fAstCal1.2, whole genome shotgun sequence:
- the ecm1a gene encoding extracellular matrix protein 1 gives MTSPGRLAGLCIIALVLFYGAHLGETKKNSRKEPNVPFPPARPTTHNLAAICHQGRGRPRYPPSFFPKSGSSHFRRRGHAMNRLESWFRVCCSGHLEQSSQILCCAQQAWKNALSLFCVEEYSTMTLPYECCENTGEARWSCFDSELPNPNYTSKPGYNAPEIPEEPGFTFDPNTC, from the exons ATGACTTCACCTGGGCGCCTTGCAGGACTTTGCATAATTGCTCTGGTGCTGTTTTATGGTGCACATCTGGGAG AGACCAAGAAGAACTCTCGCAAAGAGCCCAACGTCCCGTTCCCCCCTGCCCGTCCCACCACTCACAATCTGGCTGCCATTTGTCATCAGGGTAGAGGTCGCCCCAGGTACCCTCCCAGTTTCTTCCCCAAATCCGGGTCCAGCCACTTCCGACGCCGTGGACATGCCATGAACCGCCTAGAGTCGTGGTTCAGAGTGTGCTGCAGTGGACACCTAGAGCAGAGCAGCCAGATCCTCTGCTGCGCCCAACAAGCG TGGAAAAACGCCCTGTCTCTGTTCTGTGTGGAAGAGTACTCCACCATGACCCTCCCGTACGAGTGCTGTGAGAACACTGGAGAAGCCCGCTGGTCATGCTTCGACAGTGAGCTGCCAAACCCAAACTACACCTCAAAACCAGGCTACAATGCCCCTGAAATCCCAGAGGAGCCTGGATTCACGTTTGATCCAAATACCTGCTAG